The following coding sequences are from one Gossypium hirsutum isolate 1008001.06 chromosome A12, Gossypium_hirsutum_v2.1, whole genome shotgun sequence window:
- the LOC107933486 gene encoding phytosulfokines 3, with product MAKLATFFVLTLLFVSTLSFAARPGPAFPNQSPTKTQAKGITVVETEVERSTEAVEDSCQGVGEEECLMRRTLAAHVDYIYTQNHKP from the exons ATGGCTAAACTTGCCACCTTTTTCGTCTTAACCCTTCTCTTCGTTTCCACTCTATCCTTTGCCGCCCGCCCTGGTCCAGCTTTCCCTAACCAGTCTCCTACCAAAACTCAAGCTAAG GGTATTACTGTGGTGGAGACTGAGGTTGAGCGGTCGACTGAAGCTGTTGAAGATAGCTGCCAAGGAGTTGGAGAAGAAGAATGTTTGATGAGAAGAACTCTTGCTGCTCATGTTGATTATATCTATACTCAGAATCACAAGCCATGA
- the LOC107939615 gene encoding bZIP transcription factor 44, producing MLSTVPTMESLECDWDCSQLFSTIQSVGPARSGSASSEPNQTHSNSGLDESNLKLSIIEERKRRRMMSNRESARRSRMRKQKHLENLRNLVNRLRIENRELTSRLRFLLYHCHRVRTDNDSLRSEYTVLRQKLSDIQQILLFKQLQQFSSTWPYNNVPVMSEQTPPPLII from the coding sequence ATGTTGTCCACTGTTCCGACGATGGAAAGTCTCGAATGCGATTGGGATTGCTCCCAACTTTTTTCCACTATCCAATCAGTAGGACCCGCTCGGTCGGGTTCTGCTTCGAGTGAACCAAACCAAACCCACTCCAATTCCGGTTTGGATGAATCAAACCTAAAGCTTTCCATCATTGAGGAACGCAAGAGAAGACGGATGATGTCGAACCGGGAGTCGGCCAGGAGGTCACGGATGCGCAAACAGAAGCATTTAGAAAACCTAAGGAATCTGGTGAACCGGCTTAGAATCGAGAACCGAGAACTGACTAGCCGCTTGAGGTTCCTTTTGTACCACTGTCACCGTGTAAGGACTGACAACGACAGCCTCCGATCTGAGTACACTGTTCTCCGACAAAAATTGTCGGACATACAGCAAATTTTGCTATTCAAGCAACTGCAACAGTTTTCATCTACATGGCCATACAATAACGTTCCTGTCATGTCCGAACAAACTCCACCACCATTAATCATCTAA